A single window of Microbacterium oryzae DNA harbors:
- the rfbA gene encoding glucose-1-phosphate thymidylyltransferase RfbA, with translation MKGIILAGGSGTRLHPVTLGTSKQLVPVYDKPMVYYPLSTLMLAGVREILVITTPHDAASFERLLGDGSQFGVQITFAVQPSPDGLAQAFTIGADFIGDDSVALVLGDNLLYGPGLGTQLKRYEDVDGGAVFAYWVAEPSAYGVVEFDRDGRAVSLEEKPADPKSNYAIPGLYFYDNDVVEIARNLKPSPRGELEITDVNAAYLERGKLQVEVLPRGTAWLDTGTFDQMTDAADYVRTIERRTGLKIGCPEEIGWRQGFLSDDELRERAEKLVKSGYGTYLLEVLERGK, from the coding sequence GTGAAGGGCATCATTCTCGCGGGCGGCTCGGGTACGCGGCTGCATCCGGTGACGTTGGGCACGTCGAAGCAGCTGGTTCCGGTGTACGACAAGCCGATGGTGTACTACCCCCTGTCGACGTTGATGCTGGCGGGGGTGCGGGAGATCCTCGTGATCACGACCCCGCATGATGCGGCGTCGTTCGAGCGGCTGCTGGGCGACGGGTCGCAGTTCGGCGTGCAGATCACGTTCGCGGTGCAGCCGTCGCCGGATGGCCTGGCGCAGGCGTTTACGATCGGCGCGGATTTCATCGGCGACGACAGCGTCGCGCTGGTCCTGGGCGACAACCTGCTGTACGGGCCGGGGCTGGGCACGCAGCTGAAGCGGTACGAGGACGTCGACGGCGGAGCGGTGTTCGCGTACTGGGTCGCGGAGCCCTCCGCGTACGGCGTGGTGGAGTTCGATCGTGACGGCCGGGCGGTGTCGCTGGAGGAGAAGCCCGCGGATCCGAAGTCGAACTACGCCATCCCGGGGCTGTACTTCTACGACAACGATGTGGTGGAGATCGCCCGGAACCTGAAGCCCTCGCCCCGCGGGGAGCTGGAGATCACGGATGTGAACGCGGCCTACCTCGAGCGCGGGAAGCTGCAGGTCGAGGTGCTGCCGCGCGGGACGGCGTGGCTCGACACGGGGACGTTCGACCAGATGACCGACGCGGCGGACTACGTGCGCACGATCGAGCGGCGGACGGGCTTGAAGATCGGGTGCCCGGAGGAGATCGGATGGCGGCAGGGGTTCTTGTCGGATGACGAGCTGCGGGAGCGGGCGGAGAAGCTCGTGAAGTCGGGGTACGGGACGTACCTCCTCGAGGTCCTGGAACGGGGGAAGTGA
- a CDS encoding glycosyltransferase family 2 protein gives MSRRRIAYVLPIHNEEGNIPLLHERLTAVAATLADRYDVEFVYVDDGSRDRSLELLRDLRARDPRVSVYSLARNYGHQIAVTAGLDVADADAVIVMDSDLQDPPEVSLELVARWEDGVDVAYAQRRTRDDGLFKRTTAHGFYWLLSHLANVDIPRDTGDFRLMDRRVVAELRKHPEHNRFIRGLVASIGFRQEAVLFDRDARHAGETGYPLRKMLKLAGDGIFGFSTAPLKLISRVGGTMAIIALLWTIYLVVARLVSPGSVIEGWTYLAAGMFLLGGIQMLMLGVLGSYLGRIYVEVQGRPLYAFAVAETGPPER, from the coding sequence ATGAGCCGTCGTCGCATCGCCTACGTGCTGCCGATCCACAACGAGGAGGGCAACATCCCCCTCCTCCACGAGCGGCTGACGGCGGTCGCCGCGACCCTCGCCGACCGCTACGACGTGGAGTTCGTCTACGTCGACGACGGCAGCCGCGACCGGTCGCTCGAGCTCCTCCGCGACCTGCGCGCACGCGATCCCCGCGTGTCGGTGTACTCCCTCGCCCGCAACTACGGGCATCAGATCGCCGTCACGGCCGGGCTCGACGTCGCCGACGCCGACGCCGTGATCGTGATGGACAGCGACCTGCAGGACCCGCCGGAGGTGAGCCTCGAGCTCGTCGCGCGCTGGGAGGACGGCGTCGACGTCGCCTACGCGCAGCGCCGCACACGCGACGACGGCCTCTTCAAGCGCACGACCGCGCATGGCTTCTACTGGCTGCTCAGCCACCTCGCGAACGTCGACATCCCCCGCGACACCGGGGACTTCCGCCTCATGGACCGCCGCGTGGTGGCGGAGCTGCGCAAGCACCCCGAGCACAACCGGTTCATCCGCGGCCTCGTCGCCTCCATCGGCTTCCGCCAGGAGGCCGTGCTCTTCGACCGCGATGCCCGGCACGCGGGCGAGACGGGATACCCGCTGCGGAAGATGCTGAAGCTCGCCGGCGACGGCATCTTCGGCTTCTCGACCGCGCCGCTCAAGCTCATCAGCCGCGTCGGCGGCACGATGGCGATCATCGCGCTGCTGTGGACGATCTACCTCGTCGTCGCCCGGCTGGTGAGCCCCGGCTCCGTCATCGAGGGATGGACGTACCTCGCCGCGGGGATGTTCCTCCTCGGCGGGATCCAGATGCTCATGCTCGGGGTCCTCGGCAGCTACCTCGGACGCATCTACGTCGAAGTGCAGGGCCGCCCGCTCTACGCCTTCGCGGTCGCCGAGACGGGTCCGCCCGAGCGCTGA
- a CDS encoding glycosyltransferase family 2 protein, with product MTTPRISVVVPAYNNARTLAETLRSVLDQQVEDLELIVADHASADDTWEVMQAFDPDPRVTLLRTEGGGGAVRNWNRVTDAATGAYVKLVCGDDVLRPGVLARQARLLEETGAVLTASKRDIVDASGKVVMGGWGLTGLGRAMSGADALRRTVRAGRNLLGEPASVMMRREALAAAGGWHEDFSYFIDLASYARVLVGGGFTPDLEVGATFRMSDGQWSVALVDAQTAEARRFSAWLRAEHPDIVSEADRRMGDIRAGLMAQARRVSYRVLKRRMG from the coding sequence ATGACGACGCCGCGCATCAGCGTGGTCGTGCCCGCGTACAACAACGCCCGCACGCTGGCGGAGACGCTCCGCTCGGTGCTCGATCAGCAGGTCGAGGACCTCGAGCTGATCGTCGCCGACCACGCATCGGCCGACGACACGTGGGAGGTCATGCAGGCCTTCGACCCCGACCCCCGCGTGACGCTGCTGCGCACGGAGGGCGGCGGCGGCGCGGTGCGCAACTGGAACCGCGTGACCGATGCGGCCACCGGCGCCTACGTCAAGCTCGTGTGCGGCGACGACGTGCTGCGGCCCGGCGTGCTGGCCCGCCAGGCGCGGCTCCTCGAGGAGACCGGCGCCGTCCTCACGGCATCGAAGCGCGACATCGTCGACGCCTCCGGCAAGGTCGTCATGGGCGGGTGGGGCCTCACCGGCCTCGGCCGCGCGATGTCGGGCGCCGACGCCCTGCGCCGCACCGTCCGCGCCGGGCGGAACCTCCTCGGCGAGCCCGCCTCGGTGATGATGCGCCGCGAGGCGCTCGCGGCCGCGGGCGGATGGCACGAGGACTTCTCGTATTTCATCGACCTCGCCAGCTACGCGCGCGTGCTCGTCGGCGGCGGCTTCACGCCCGACCTGGAGGTGGGCGCCACGTTCCGGATGAGCGACGGCCAGTGGTCGGTCGCGCTCGTCGATGCGCAGACCGCCGAAGCGCGGCGCTTCAGCGCATGGCTGCGCGCCGAGCACCCCGACATCGTGAGCGAGGCCGACCGGCGGATGGGCGACATCCGCGCCGGTCTCATGGCCCAGGCTCGGCGCGTCTCGTACCGCGTCCTGAAGCGGAGGATGGGATGA
- a CDS encoding GtrA family protein, translating into MSEPGTPAETEAVAGMSGPDGPLLRLFRDRRVAFLFVGAINTAIGFAWFVLFSFLFRRGWPDADWTVFAVIVCAQITSTLSAFVFYRRLVFRVRGHLWLDFFRFQLVYLGTFVLNLVVVPPLKIWLGWHEIVAQFLFTFVIAVVSWFGHSRFSFHRKQEDTP; encoded by the coding sequence ATGAGCGAACCAGGAACCCCCGCCGAGACCGAGGCCGTCGCCGGGATGAGCGGGCCGGACGGCCCGCTGCTGCGCCTCTTCCGCGACCGCCGCGTCGCCTTCCTCTTCGTCGGCGCGATCAACACCGCCATCGGCTTCGCCTGGTTCGTGCTGTTCTCGTTCCTGTTCCGACGCGGATGGCCGGACGCCGACTGGACGGTGTTCGCCGTCATCGTGTGCGCGCAGATCACGAGCACGCTGAGCGCCTTCGTCTTCTACCGCAGGCTCGTCTTCCGCGTGCGCGGGCACCTGTGGCTGGACTTCTTCCGCTTCCAGCTCGTGTACCTCGGCACGTTCGTGCTCAACCTCGTCGTGGTGCCGCCGCTGAAGATCTGGCTCGGATGGCACGAGATCGTCGCGCAGTTCCTCTTCACGTTCGTGATCGCCGTCGTCAGCTGGTTCGGCCACAGCCGCTTCTCGTTCCATCGCAAGCAGGAGGACACCCCATGA